The sequence below is a genomic window from Cicer arietinum cultivar CDC Frontier isolate Library 1 chromosome 6, Cicar.CDCFrontier_v2.0, whole genome shotgun sequence.
AAAACTAAGGTATGGTAAGTTGAAATTACtaggggtgttcaaaaaaaccaaccgaactggttttgaattgaattgatttataaaaattgagaaccgaactgttttcgaactgattttttaaaacaagaacTGAACCAAAccagtttttaatttaaaaaaccaaaccaaactggtttttattttgaaaaaactaaATCGAACCGAACCAAACCggttttttataagtaattatgtaaaatttggtctatatgaacaaaaaactaagttaaaccggttcggttcgattcaaaataaaaaaccggTTCACTATTTTGTAAAACCGGTTCAAATCgggtttttgaattgaaaactggtttgattcaattttcaaacggtTCTAGTTCGGAACTGAACTTTGTCCACCCCTAAAAATTATACAGTGAAACATCTTTCACGAGTATatcatttaacaaataaaaaaaatatacacaaaGAAGCTTCTGtcacaatttataatttatatataacaaatcaaaatagaattaagaaataaatatataaaatttggaAAATTAGAATAGAAAGATGATATTTATTTGTATAGTAATAAAAAGAGTAATAAACAGAGAAAGAAGGCAGAGTATAACAGgaaaagtataaatataaaaaggaaaaggaatTAGAAAGTCTAATATTACAAGATAGAAATacaatcatatatttatttatttatcaagtcACAGGTACATACTAAAAAATAACTCACGTGTATTCAAATGGAATATAACCAAAATTTTATTTCGAAAATAATTTTAGCACTTACCAACTAGTACAAGGTAGAATTACAACATCGGATATGGGTATTGcaattttagaaatattaatATGTCATGTCAGTTGAGAAGGGCATACAATTTGGTCTAATGTTAAGTCCATAAAGTCAAAACttctaaaaaaatctatttagttaaaaatgtgATGCTATAACTTTTAGGTTGATTAGGTGGatctatttatataaatacaaataatattttttactgctataattataatattaaattttgatatttttgttatatatttttaacttttagtaGTTTATGTATATTAACCTtgtttaatttttgacatatttaaacgtattattataaaatataatttaagtataatgtatataaagttatattcttcaaaatgtgatgttaaatattaaaataaaacttaatttcattgatatattaacttattaatctattttaagatatgtttaattacttaatcaaaaatattaaaatgaaataacataTTGTACCACATTTCTGCTCATGCCTAAAAAGTAAACCTATGACATGTGACGCATCAAACTTATGCCTTAAATTTTGACAAGCCAGTACTTAACAAAGTCCAACCTATTCTCCCCTCTATATGGCATTAACATTAGCTACAAACTAACTATTAAAGTGTGAAATAAAactgaaacaattttttataatgaaaatataaatgaatattaaaaagagAAATGAAATAGAATATTGGCAAACATATTTTTACCCCGAGTGTTACGGACAAACCAGTCAAGATGGATAAGTCTTAAATTTAGGGCTCTTAGTTGGGAAAAGAAATAGCTGAATATTGGCAAGGTAGTCATCTAcaagatattttttaacttaaatgaaaaaaccaataaataacATGATGTAGCTTGTTATAACCGGTCATCAAACTAGGTTCACCAATGGACCCTTATTTTTGGAGTTCATATTAAAAGCTCccttgtatatatatgttttaatataaatcatacacaatacaaattatttaagtACGTGAGGGAGACGGGTGAGAGAAGATAAAATTTCATGATTCGAAATTAAATACACACGAAAtttataagtaattaaattttaataagtatcattattaaactaataaataatttcattacatttttataaatataataattattaaaagatttaaatatgaTTGTAGTTCAtgtaattataacattttttttattattttagttgttatatttttttgtttaaattcaaCCTCTACAAATTCAAAATCACTTACACTAATATAGTATATACTAAATTGTATCAacgatcccttaacttaatttatgTTAAcgttttagtatttttttttttttgaattgatcctttattttaattttaagtgataatttgatattttatgttttaaaatgtcaacaatgttgtttttcttttttacaaaaattcaaaaaaaccaTCTaagttttcaaacaaaacccataaaattcattatcatcttcaataaaatgcaaatttaatcaaattcataacttaaatctttaaataaactcatatttttattttttatttgatgtagtTAAAGATGAAAagatgagtttatttgaatatttgagttatacatttgaggaaatttgcattatattgaatatgattattaattttatgggttttgtttgaaaaatttgataattttttttaattttgttaaaaaaatgataacattgttgacattttaaaacataaaatatcaaattatcacttaaaattaaaataaatgactaaatcgagaggaaaaaaaagataaaaaactaaaatgttaactgaaattaaattaagaaaccGTAGTTGCAATTTagtatataatataaaacatgaaaatttaaaaaatagaaaacaactATATTTTAGAGGGAACTTAAATAATGACTATTTTTCTGTACTAAAAAGTATATGTTTTCTTTGTGTGATTGTGattcttttctttgttttttgttaaaaaaaaaaaaaacaaataaaatgcgTGGCTCCTAATTTTGTCCCCAAAAATAAAGCCACGGCCCATGGGCCTACCCTTTTGTTTACTTTCGACCGCCCACAGTATATACGGTCGGCCGCATAATGCCCGTTCTCTTCAAAGCAATACTAGTATTTCTCTTCCTAGTTACACCAAAAAGTACCTATCTTAGcaataatatattcaaaaataaataatatcatttttattatacaCTATTAGCATTATTTGGAATCAATTATTGACTGAgttcaaaatgaaaattgttattttttttttttactaaagagttcaaatgattaataaattttaattacgGACGAATTATTTAAGATAACTCAAATTCaattattgataataaaattctcaattatattttatttatcttttaatcgAGTTTCAGACGTCTAAGACTCAGTTTCTCatagttgaaaaaaaaagtattcttTGAGTAGTCCCAAATTGTAATTGGAATCTTACATGTTTATATCCTGCCGAACGGTTGAAGCAAGATGACAATTAAAGGCATTTGTTTCTTAATTTCCTAGGCAAATTAAAAGCGTTAGTTCATGTGTATTTTGATTTTGGTATCAATATATTCGGACACGTATACATTGTAATCTACACAGGAAGTTGTATATTCAcgattttaatcaaattttacgTGACATAACATAATTTATAGTTTCCTCACGACATTACAActacaacaaaaattcaaatattaaaaatacaacaTATATGTACCTCCTTCCATACACTAGTATATAAATAAACGCACACCAACTCATTTCATTGCATTGGTGTGACACAACAAAACAactgtaatatttattttacaaattaaaataaaaacagcaTACATAATGGCAACTAGTAGCATAAATTGTTTGTCCTTGGCAATGTTGGTGATTTTTGGAACATTAATATATAACACGAATGAGGTTTCAGCTCAATGTGGAGGAAGCTTTCCAGCACTTGTATCTCAGTGTTCAAAGTTTGTTCAGAAATCTGGACCGTCGATTCCACCATCACCGGGGTGCTGTGCAGTGATTAGAACCTTTGATATTTcatgtggttgtaaacttgtgACCAAAGAAGTTGAAAGGTTGGTGAGTATTCCTAAGGTCATATTTGTTGCACGATCTTGTGGATTGAACATTCCACCGGGATTGCAATGTGGATGTAAGATCTTCTACTAACTCTccatcacttttattttataattctcttttttaattttcacaTGTATTAAAATACATATGCGTGGTATTTAACGTATTCATATTAGATACAATATAATCACATTAATTAGTTAGACAAATTAATTAGTGTAATAATATTATATCTAATAGTTTATTCGGTATATGAATGTTACTAAAATTTTGTGTACGGTGTTTCAGTTGTGTATGACatttttttgaaacattttGTGATGACATCGTTTCAGCTGTTAGAGTGCCACCGAAATTCAAGAAGTGATCAACAGCTTCGATCAACTGCCTCAGTGAAAATGTATTTCCAGTTGTATTGATAATATAGCACCTTCCATTTTCTgtaatgacatataaataaataactaaataaataaatattcctCTATATCACATTGTCGTGAGTTCAAGGAACAGCTGTGTCTAATGGAATGTGCCATATGTATATGTGACTGCATGCATGATCTAATATCTAATatctgtattttttatttaaattattgtaagATCTAATATCTAATGTACAAGTTTTATATCATGTCTCGCTCTCTCAACTTATTCTTTTcattaaactaattaattaacttaGTATTCATTATAAAAAGCAATAGTAATTTAGTTCTTTTCTATTAGACTACTCTTCTCTAGTcatagatataaataaataaataaattttaaatattgatcacTATTATAATCCAAAGTTAATTATTTGTGATTCATTTAATACTAtggtttttaatatatttttcatttaatttaaaacatgTTGTTAGttaaatatttgacatttaAAAGGGACAATTTAGTTAACATATGTTTTATAtaaaacctaaaaaattaacttCACTTAGCTACATTTATTAATACTGTGaaattcattaatattttttaattataatagtatCTAGAGGGAGTACATATAATACATGTATTCAACAATtgatctttaaaataatttaattaaactaattaattctaTATCAATTACAATTTTTACTCAATCTATctaataatgaatattattaaaGGTTTTTGCGTACATGTTAagatataaatatgtaataattaaaaaaatcttattccgaattcaaaaatgatgatgaaagtcagtcatattttaaaaaaaaatcttatttcaaaaaaatattattatttaatataatattattttttaattgtattttttaattaattaatattatattcatCACTTTAAAATCATCATACTCTCTTTTGTATTTATGACAATAATAAATAGATGGATGCTTAGTAAAGTTAAttttatagtaaaattattCTTCCCTTGAAAAagtgtattaatatttttttggtaatGAATATATGTAGCAATATTCGGTCAACCATACTAGATCcaattatttattgtatgtGAAACGATTATTGGCCCCTATTTTCCAACGGCCACCATACCAACCAAAAAAGCAGAACACAAGAAAATTCGATGACTTGGGAAAAACGATCAATTGCTTTTGTTGTGTTGTGTGTGTTTTTTATATGTCACCACCACTAGATCAATTAATTTAGTAGTACTAACCTTCCAAACATGACATGTGACAATCGTTACTATGCCCAGAACACCAAAgatattatatgtttttgtttGGATGACAAAAGAAAACTGAAGGAAAGAAAGTAAGAAGgaagaaaattaaagaaatgaaaattaataaaaaataagttgattttTAAAGTCGTTTGGTTGAAATGAAGGtgagaagaaaggaaaagaaaagaaagggaTTGATGTATTAAATGACATGAATACCCTATGTAAatcatcttatttattttttatttagtatgtattttataattttaattaaattacagtaatttaattcataaaatttaatttatattaatttctttatttacgttgcaatattttttaaatatcgtCTAAGgcacttaaaataatttaacacaAAACTATATAGGTTGCAAATAATAGTAAAGTAGCAAATAAAAGAAAAGCAAACAGCCAAACATAATTTATGcacattaattaaaacaatttaaaaaattgacatgTTTTTTCAGTTTTTCTCTTTCCAATTTGTGAtggaaaaggttgtgtgtgggacCCACCAAAAGCAATGTTTCTTCCTCTATTAATCTAGAGTTCCAAATATGGGAAACTCAATTCTAAAAAAACTTTCTTTATGGGATCTATTCTTCCAACAATGCGTAACATAAATATCTATTAAGAAACCACCAAATTTATTAACAAGAAATAGATTATCTAAGGTCACACAATCACAACTATTGCAGATCTAGATCTTTTGATCTTTGATCAAATGATTCATGTTTTCACTTTAaattttagatatatttttgtaaGTTGAAATATGAGTCTTTGAATTAAAATCACAACAAAATCCAACTTTTTAAAGAGAGTCAACAATTATCTTTGAATTTAGAAAAACCACCGACGATAAAGAGAATAATTATAGATAACAGGTTTAGAATTATATGTATACTAAGTACTAATATTcgactataaataaaaaaagaaaacaaattatgGATATTCAAgtataaatgaaaaaagaaaacaaattatgGAGAGTAAGAGTATATATCTAAAAATCAATAATGATGAATAGTCATTACTATAAGAACAAAAGACTTTCATACAAAGAAAacagaaacaaaacaaaaaatgaatacTTCATCCCTATTATTTTTTTCCCATTATCATTCTagcttttgatattttttttcttacttcCTAGATCTCCAAGCTGATACTGAAAACAAGGACCTATCTTGCCAACATATAACTACACAACCATTTTCTTCCTTCATTCTATATCCCTCACAACCATAACCCTGCATGAACCTCCTTGCTTGCAACATACCAAAATAACTTAAAGGCACATTGCCAAATCCAGCTAAATCAAATCTCATAAACCACTTATCAAGCTTTTCATGTCTTTCCTTTCTCTCATATCCCTCACATGCTATAATGTTCTTGATTTCCTCACCAAAAAGCATCTTCTCCACCCTTAATCTCTCCAATGAGGTTCTTGAAACTGTGGATTCTAAACAATCAAATAATGCTGCATAAGAATATAGAGCTTCTAGTAACCTATCCATAAGAGTTGAGCCATTATGATTAGAGTCTTGTTCTGTTACAACCATGACTTTTGGTGATAAACACCACAAGCCATTGAGAAAACTTTCCATGTTCATTGAAGTTGAAGAGTTCAAAGAAGCCGGCGACAATGAGGTTGAGTCAGGACTTCTGGTATATCCATTAACCATATCTTTCTCAAGCAAATCGCCTAATGTGCTTTGGTTCATTGGCTTGAATCTTTGCAAGTGAACTCCATTTGAGCTTTTTAACAAAAGAGGCGATTTTTTCTTCATGGTTTCATCATCAAAGGCTAAAAGGGCATGCAATTGGAGAGTAGAACTAATTGCTAATGCCTCCCCAGTTTTAACACGAAGTTTGTCGAAATCGAGGTTTTCTAATTTGCTGACAACAGGATTGAATTGGAATGGTATATCCAACTTTTCAGCCTCTTCGATCAGTCTATGAGCTATTGTGTCCAGAACCTCTTTCTTCCGATGAACACCGGTGATTCTCAAATGTGGAGGGCCTTCGGGACGTGCACTCAAAACTTGAAGTAGTGCAATCCACTGAGCAGGTTCACAAATCATTTTCTCACCTTCCATTGCTTCAATGATAGCCTGATTTGTGAGAACAAATACTATCTTCAAGAAAGGGAAAAGCTCAAAGAAGAGCTTTTGCACAAGAATTTCTTCTGAAACCATAACCATTCTAGTAGAGTTGAGGGCTTTGTGAAGACCAGGCCATGTCTGAAGTATCCTATCAGCAAGTGCTTCGGTAAAATACGCCGCGATTCGCTGCATTGTATCCCCATCAGGGGAAGCAAGCATTGAAATTTGCTCAAGTGTTGCATTTGCATTCTCAAGATTACAAGCAGCTACATGATTTGCACAAGTGAGCAACAAATGGATTAAGTACAAACCCCTTTCCTCAGATTTCAGTTCTCTAAGCCATGGATGGGGAGATCCTAAGCTAGGTGAAAGTGACATCAAGAAAAgctttttttattgtaaacCAAGATATATCCGCGTGCATCTGCAGAGACTAATCCCCGGAAGTAACCTAAGAAGTTACTTAAGATGACCCTTCTTGAAACATAAATACCATGTAACAAAAGAAACAATCTTAGGATATGAATTTTGGAAATAACAGAATGTGATGATTGTTGGTAGTTGGAAAGAGGCACAATGTAATCACATACAAGTTTCagtttagaaaaaataaaattaaagacttAAAACTCTTTAGGGTcattatgataaaataaaaatctcacCGTTTACAACAAATGAGATGAATTTGAAAAAGCCAATGAATAGTTTATAAAGAATAATGCACAAATTCAAAGCACAAAATGTACCAAAATTAGGAAGATTCAACAGTTGATTGTGCAAATTCAATAAGCACAGCAAAGACaagtaaagaaaaattgaaatgatttGATTACAAGATAATGTGGAACAGAAATTCAGAACATTGATTAGAAGCTCAAGCTTTTATATCTCAGAAACTAACGAGCAAAAAGTTATGGAGTAAAAAATGGGAAAAAATCAGTTACAAGAAGAAAAGAGGAACCTACCAAAAGCATGTCTAAAGAGGAAACTGCTATGATATCCCTTGGTGGGTTTTGAAATTGAAGAATAATGGAGATGAAACCCCAAGAAAATTCCAAAGCTTGCCTCTTGGAACAATGAAAAACCAGAACCTTTTAAGGAGTTGTTTTGCTTTGTAACTGTTGTGTTAGAGTGAGTTTTAATGTTTGgagtgttttttgtttttctggTGTCAAAGACTTGTTCTTCATGGCTACGCTGTCGATAAAGCGTGAAGGGTCCCTTTTGTCTTTACTGTTTTCTTGTTCTTTAGTGGAACATGGAATTTGTGAGAATATATTATAGAGGTCTTGTAAACTTCTatctttctctctctaaaaaTACTTTTTCCCTCAgactacaatttttttaatctccATTCTAggtttttttaagatttttttcttacaattaagttactttattttttgttataatatttttttaaaataatttatcttaaatatttcatctatttattataattattttaaataataaaattttaaaaaattattaaaataaaaaattattttaaaaaactattatattcataaaaatcatttttgaaagaaatattttaataaaaataatttttattatattaaaatatctaataataaacatatacattattgaatgttaaaatttctttatttaatcatgaaaaaatgaatctaaaataatttatacagtttatttaaatatcataaaaatcatttttaagaatattaaattaaaattactttttaaaaatattaaacaaatgagTCCATAATTGATTAGAATTCtctctttttcctttctctttcatgttagatttttttatttattaaaatattgttcattcatttaaattgtTAGAGtacacaaataattaattattcaattttatttttgtgtgtaaatttcattaagttttttttgtCTCTATATCTTTTCTAAGGAGGTGATCCAAATCTAATTATAACCACTCGCAAATGTGTAGACTAATCTATCAATgtaactaaaatttattaagaaataatttttattccTATAATTTATGTTTATGCATATTAAGAATGAAAATTTTAGAGTGATCACAACTTtctatatttcataaaatatctACGGTTGAATTAAATTATGTATGTGACTGAAAAAAATTACACTCACTCAAATGTGTctaattttagataaaattattataattcttCAAGCCCCGAAGGTAAGACTACTAATTCTAAAATTGACATACTTATGTCTAAGTGTAGTAATTCCAAAACTTTTGTATTTCTATTTTTactataatgaaaaaaaaaatcatgacaCTCGATGTAggttacaagaaaatataattaattgaaacAAGATTAATATAGTGTTTTCTTACTTTTCTATATTAGAATTTCAATTGATATTATAGGATTTATAAATTGTTCTATTAATTGTGTTTAACATAATTAGATcaaattgtttttgaaaaacccctaattaattaaatcaattcaAATAGAGACTATCATATGTTTTAGGTGAAATAGAGAGAATCTAACTCATATTTAAGTTGCTTCAtacaattaataatttagatatttgttagttgaattaaaatttaaaataaaatgggatgatttatataaaataaaaaagagtaatTTTAGTTGGTAGGTATTTAATTTGTCTTTCATCTTAGGTGGGTAGGGAATCAGGGCTGGCctaatacttaaaaatattcCGAAATGAGTAGGTGAATCCAAATATGAATGGACAAAGACAAACATTGCCGTCAGATTTACTTGTGAGTGGGGTGGGTGTGTGTGAAAGAGAATGGTAAGAAGGCTCCAAAACATGCTTCCAAactattgttttgttttattttcaaaagaatgACCATACAATTGGTATTATCCTCTTCTATGAGTACAAACAGACATGGAGTTAAGGATCAGTCCAAAATGAGTTTCAACATTTATCTCTACTTGTGGAATCTTAGGTGTTCCTTACGGAAACCCTAACATCATGCCGTTGTTCATAGGAAATTCCCGATTTTCATAGGAGATTGCcagaaataattaatatatactaCTTCTTTCTATTATAAATGTCACATATAATGcatgtttgattttgattttaaaataatttaaattaagatttaaatatatttttatttatgtaaatataaaatattttaattgtagcctttgtaaataatttttattttatttttatttctagtCTTCCATGTGTTGATGTTGCCATTTGTTACCAATGATCTtgacttaaaattaattaatatgaaaataaaataaataaataaaaaataatcttatttGATTGTTCATTACTTCATGTTCttctataaaaaaaaccaaaaagtaaaatcgttaaaaataattaaaaaaaaaataaagttttcttCGAAtccttgttaaaaaaataaaagtaaaatagataaaaaataataataaactctGAGCAATAAATTCAGATCTACTCACCCACTCCCATAAACACAATAaagcaaaaaaatcaaatccataaaaacaacaaacaaaccCAAAAGAAGAAACCAAAAATATCTTCAACAAAACAAGATCTATATGCTATTCATTCAACAAATCTATATTGGAGAATACATAGAATAGAAGTTGACGATTCAGAACTTAGAGAGGAAAAACAGAGATAGATGAACAGAGCGCAATCAAGTTatgatttgatgattttttgttttttgggtTGGAGGGATTGATCAATTTCTGTTTGGGGTGTGAATTTCTGGGTTTTAGgtataatttatgtattttatttttatttataaataaaaggcTTACATATATTTTCcgtaaatttttaaattaaatgattaaataaatttttaagaaaaatatatctgATCAATATCATTGATACAGTAAGCAACTGCCACATTATCaaggaataaaaatatatttaagtttataaaatcaattattgagttgtaaaattaatttgtgtGTGTTTAAATCCTTTGGAGTATAATTGATTCTACCTCTCCagatttaattatatatttaagttaaaatttttatttttgagtatttttatattaaaatttattattatattcaatcttatttaaatatatttgaatataaattattttatattagacttatttttaattaaaattaattttataaaattaaattactcaaaattaattttagttatcacATAATCAAATATACGTacgatcaattttttttccacaTAAATTAAggctaaattattattaaaataaataggaTCTTAATTTTACCGAATAACCCTATCAATTCACTATTACCATAAATTCAAAATGTATGACAATAATTTGGAAGtcatattcataatattaatagtACAAttagaagagaaaaaaacaattaatatgaaaataaaacataaaatgatactaagttatagaatatatttgttttttcaaagAAGACATTCATATTAAGATGCAATGACTATAAAGTAACATGCGAGCTCACACCTGCGATGAATTAATGTATTGGCAAGAGATGAAATTATATAAGTACATATACTAATATTACTTCTgtacttaattttaaataatatttagaaaGAATATTAAAATCTTTCAAATTTCTAGGTATATTTATTCTTTTCATGTATCTCTTATTAATAAtactcatttatttaaaatataaaaaaaaaatcaaatttaacagattcaaatacaaaaattatctTACAAacattcatatataaaatatacacattaaatttatcacctatttttcttaatatacgtgaaacaataatttatgattattaAAATGACATGCTTAATAGTAAATTTTAGAGTGAATCATAGTGAATCAAGGATGccacaaatatttttatgaaaaatctttctttcttaaaatatacaaaatataacTCATAAATTCCAAACCCTGGATTTTTTCTCTTCAAAT
It includes:
- the LOC101501404 gene encoding uncharacterized protein, producing the protein MATSSINCLSLAMLVIFGTLIYNTNEVSAQCGGSFPALVSQCSKFVQKSGPSIPPSPGCCAVIRTFDISCGCKLVTKEVERLVSIPKVIFVARSCGLNIPPGLQCGSVRVPPKFKK
- the LOC101511574 gene encoding scarecrow-like protein 3, whose protein sequence is MSLSPSLGSPHPWLRELKSEERGLYLIHLLLTCANHVAACNLENANATLEQISMLASPDGDTMQRIAAYFTEALADRILQTWPGLHKALNSTRMVMVSEEILVQKLFFELFPFLKIVFVLTNQAIIEAMEGEKMICEPAQWIALLQVLSARPEGPPHLRITGVHRKKEVLDTIAHRLIEEAEKLDIPFQFNPVVSKLENLDFDKLRVKTGEALAISSTLQLHALLAFDDETMKKKSPLLLKSSNGVHLQRFKPMNQSTLGDLLEKDMVNGYTRSPDSTSLSPASLNSSTSMNMESFLNGLWCLSPKVMVVTEQDSNHNGSTLMDRLLEALYSYAALFDCLESTVSRTSLERLRVEKMLFGEEIKNIIACEGYERKERHEKLDKWFMRFDLAGFGNVPLSYFGMLQARRFMQGYGCEGYRMKEENGCVVICWQDRSLFSVSAWRSRK